A DNA window from uncultured Methanoregula sp. contains the following coding sequences:
- a CDS encoding prephenate dehydrogenase/arogenate dehydrogenase family protein yields the protein MKAGIIGGTGKMGRLFARVFESAGYEVLLSGRKTAITATDIAAQCDIVIVSVPIRETIRVIHEIAPLLKPGQLLCDFTSLKVRPVQAMLESNADVIGLHPMFGPTVRSIRNQTIIVCPARASEARVAEITSIFETQGAVCTIASPEEHDRTVAVVQGLTHFVTLCVADTVRRLGVDLQKTEQFESPVYQIELSLVGRLLSQDPALYADILQQNPYVPEVLAACRSSAADLAAIVEAKEPGRFREFFEKNSRHLGTYCEQGQKTTDALIECMVNR from the coding sequence ATGAAGGCAGGAATAATCGGCGGCACCGGGAAGATGGGCCGGCTCTTTGCCCGGGTGTTCGAGAGCGCCGGGTACGAAGTCCTGCTCTCGGGAAGGAAGACCGCCATCACCGCGACAGACATAGCAGCGCAGTGCGACATCGTCATCGTCTCGGTCCCGATCCGGGAGACTATCCGGGTGATCCATGAGATCGCGCCGCTCCTGAAACCGGGCCAGCTCCTCTGCGACTTCACGTCGCTCAAGGTACGACCGGTCCAGGCGATGCTCGAATCGAACGCGGACGTGATCGGTCTCCACCCGATGTTCGGGCCAACCGTAAGATCCATCCGGAACCAGACCATCATCGTCTGCCCGGCCAGGGCAAGTGAAGCGCGGGTGGCAGAGATAACCAGTATCTTTGAGACGCAGGGAGCCGTCTGCACGATCGCGAGCCCGGAAGAGCACGACCGGACCGTTGCCGTTGTCCAGGGGCTCACCCATTTCGTCACGCTCTGCGTTGCCGACACCGTGCGCCGGCTCGGCGTGGATCTCCAGAAGACCGAACAGTTCGAGAGCCCGGTGTACCAGATCGAGCTCTCGCTCGTGGGCCGGCTCCTCTCGCAGGACCCCGCGCTCTATGCCGACATCCTGCAGCAGAACCCGTATGTTCCCGAGGTTCTTGCAGCCTGCCGGAGTTCGGCAGCGGATCTTGCGGCAATCGTGGAAGCAAAAGAACCCGGGCGCTTCAGGGAATTTTTCGAGAAGAACAGCCGCCACCTGGGCACGTACTGCGAGCAGGGCCAGAAGACGACCGATGCGCTGATCGAATGCATGGTGAACCGATGA
- a CDS encoding 3-dehydroquinate synthase II, which translates to MKQFWVDIRPWNKDIATTAIESGADALVVDRAEDVKRLGRITTVAPDGDIKPGTGVLEVTITDKESENKAAAAGKNQLVIVTTSDWTVIPLENLVAQSDKIIARVRNIEEAKMAIHVLEKGVHGILLKTDDPAVVKSVAGLLKATTGTVGLIPFTVTKIQPVGMGDRVCVDTCSILSDGEGMLMGNTSSAMLLVHAETLENPYVAPRPFRVNAGAVHAYILLPDGKTAYLSDLAIGGEVMVADAKGKAHSAIIGRTKIERRPLLLVEATAGKSKVSLILQNAETIRLVKEDGSAISVVALAPGDKVMGCALEGGRHFGMAVKETIREK; encoded by the coding sequence ATGAAGCAGTTCTGGGTGGACATCCGCCCCTGGAACAAGGATATTGCAACAACCGCCATCGAGAGCGGCGCCGATGCGCTCGTGGTTGACCGGGCCGAGGACGTGAAGAGGCTTGGCCGGATCACGACCGTGGCACCGGACGGGGACATAAAGCCCGGCACCGGTGTGCTCGAAGTCACCATCACGGACAAGGAGAGCGAGAACAAAGCGGCAGCGGCCGGCAAAAACCAGCTCGTCATCGTGACAACGAGCGACTGGACAGTCATCCCGCTCGAGAACCTGGTGGCCCAGTCCGATAAGATCATTGCCCGGGTCAGGAACATCGAGGAAGCGAAGATGGCCATCCACGTTCTGGAGAAAGGCGTGCACGGCATTCTCCTCAAGACAGACGATCCCGCGGTGGTGAAATCCGTTGCCGGTCTCCTCAAGGCAACGACCGGCACGGTCGGCCTCATCCCGTTCACCGTAACAAAGATCCAGCCGGTCGGTATGGGCGACCGGGTCTGCGTGGACACCTGCTCGATCCTCTCGGACGGCGAGGGCATGCTGATGGGGAACACCTCGTCCGCCATGCTCCTCGTCCATGCCGAGACCCTGGAGAACCCGTATGTCGCCCCCCGGCCGTTCCGCGTCAATGCCGGGGCGGTCCATGCCTACATCCTCCTCCCGGATGGGAAGACCGCGTACCTCTCGGATCTTGCCATCGGCGGCGAAGTGATGGTAGCGGATGCCAAAGGCAAAGCGCACTCCGCCATCATCGGCCGGACCAAGATCGAGCGACGGCCGCTCCTCCTTGTTGAAGCAACGGCCGGGAAGTCAAAGGTCAGCCTGATCCTCCAGAACGCCGAGACAATAAGGCTCGTGAAAGAGGACGGCAGCGCCATCTCGGTCGTGGCCCTTGCGCCCGGCGACAAGGTGATGGGCTGTGCGCTCGAAGGCGGCAGGCATTTTGGCATGGCCGTCAAAGAGACGATCCGCGAGAAGTGA
- a CDS encoding 2-amino-3,7-dideoxy-D-threo-hept-6-ulosonate synthase — MIGKDIRIERIMDRNTGRSVIVPMDHGFSMGQIDGLLDMTQVISDVSNGGANAIILHKGLVKRGHRKHGRDIGLFIHLSGSTSLNPDPNDKVQVCTVEEAIALGADAVSIHINLGAPNESKMLEIGAKVARDCTRWGMPLLTMIYPRGKGIDPFSPQSVGHAVRVAEELGADMIKTNYPGDPEAFRRIVKACSVPVFIAGGEKTGDLESLRIIRDSVSVGGAGVCVGRNAFQRKDTKNFVHALCRVVHHNVDPAKALEHDE; from the coding sequence ATGATTGGCAAGGATATCAGGATCGAACGGATTATGGACAGGAACACGGGAAGATCGGTCATCGTCCCGATGGATCACGGCTTCTCGATGGGGCAGATCGACGGCCTCCTCGACATGACGCAGGTCATCTCGGATGTCAGCAACGGCGGCGCCAACGCGATCATCCTCCACAAGGGCCTGGTCAAGCGCGGCCACCGGAAGCATGGCCGGGACATCGGCCTCTTCATCCACCTCTCGGGAAGCACATCGTTGAACCCGGACCCGAACGACAAGGTCCAGGTCTGCACGGTGGAGGAAGCCATTGCTCTTGGGGCCGACGCGGTCTCGATCCACATCAACCTCGGGGCGCCCAACGAGTCCAAGATGCTCGAGATCGGGGCAAAGGTTGCCCGCGACTGCACCCGCTGGGGCATGCCGCTCCTCACCATGATCTACCCGCGGGGCAAGGGCATCGACCCGTTCTCGCCGCAGTCGGTGGGCCACGCGGTCCGGGTTGCCGAGGAGCTGGGCGCGGACATGATCAAGACCAACTACCCGGGCGACCCCGAGGCCTTCCGGCGGATCGTGAAAGCCTGCTCGGTGCCGGTCTTCATTGCCGGCGGCGAGAAGACGGGCGATCTCGAATCGCTCAGGATCATCCGGGACTCGGTCTCGGTCGGCGGCGCCGGGGTCTGCGTGGGCAGGAACGCGTTCCAGAGAAAGGACACGAAGAACTTCGTCCACGCGCTCTGCCGGGTGGTGCACCACAACGTGGATCCCGCCAAAGCCTTGGAGCACGACGAATGA
- a CDS encoding 2-amino-3,7-dideoxy-D-threo-hept-6-ulosonate synthase, translated as MRGKEIRLERIMNRNTKKTIIVPMDHGVSDGPIPGLIDMGQSVNLVADGGANAVIGHVGLALHGHRQGGRDVGLILHLSASTKLAPDPNSKVLVNTVQNALKMGADGVSMHVNIGAEEEARMLQDLGAVAVECMEWGMPLLAMMYPRGKNIAKANDLDQVKLAARVAAELGADIVKTVYTGDPESFREVTRGCPVPVVVAGGSKTDDRTTLELIEGAMAGGAAGISIGRNAFQHRTPDKFVRAAACIVHKNRSVEEALEILKA; from the coding sequence ATGAGAGGAAAGGAAATTCGTCTTGAAAGAATCATGAACCGGAATACCAAGAAAACGATCATCGTCCCGATGGACCACGGCGTCAGTGACGGCCCGATCCCGGGCCTCATCGACATGGGCCAGTCGGTCAACCTGGTTGCGGACGGCGGGGCCAATGCGGTGATCGGCCACGTGGGCCTTGCGCTCCACGGGCACCGGCAGGGCGGCAGGGACGTGGGGCTGATCCTGCACCTGTCCGCGAGCACGAAGCTCGCGCCGGACCCGAACTCGAAAGTGCTCGTCAACACGGTGCAGAATGCGCTGAAGATGGGAGCCGACGGGGTCTCGATGCACGTGAATATCGGCGCCGAAGAGGAAGCCCGGATGCTCCAGGACTTAGGCGCCGTTGCGGTGGAATGCATGGAATGGGGCATGCCGCTCCTTGCGATGATGTACCCGAGGGGCAAGAACATTGCAAAGGCCAACGATCTCGACCAGGTCAAGCTCGCGGCCCGGGTGGCAGCCGAGCTCGGGGCCGATATCGTCAAGACTGTGTACACGGGCGATCCCGAGTCCTTCCGCGAAGTGACCCGGGGCTGCCCGGTGCCGGTGGTCGTGGCCGGAGGTTCAAAGACCGATGACCGCACAACATTGGAACTGATTGAAGGCGCGATGGCAGGCGGGGCTGCGGGGATCTCGATCGGGCGGAACGCGTTCCAGCACCGGACCCCGGACAAGTTTGTCCGGGCAGCAGCCTGTATCGTGCACAAGAACAGGAGCGTTGAAGAGGCTCTGGAAATTCTCAAGGCGTAA
- a CDS encoding DUF4276 family protein: protein MFFEILVEGASDIPAVKEIFTRRFNLRENLDFKIHHHRGKGELPSSAYFLPNPKDRSLLHQLPAKLRGYSHLPDEYCIIVLVDADDDDCIQLKEKMINLHEQLFNQPPCVLFRIAVEEMESWFIADLHAVKSAYPKAKIQKIENIPPDSIVGAWEHLAETLGKKCSDCDGSDKLEWARKISPHLDLNNPKSTSLFHFIQGVERIIQSR from the coding sequence ATGTTCTTTGAAATTCTTGTGGAGGGTGCATCGGATATTCCTGCAGTGAAGGAAATTTTTACTCGCCGATTCAATTTACGGGAAAATTTAGATTTTAAAATTCACCATCATCGAGGTAAAGGAGAACTTCCATCGTCTGCATACTTCTTACCCAATCCAAAAGACCGTTCTTTGTTGCATCAATTACCAGCCAAGTTACGTGGTTATTCTCATTTGCCTGATGAATATTGCATTATTGTTCTTGTCGATGCCGATGATGATGATTGTATTCAATTAAAAGAAAAAATGATCAATCTTCATGAACAATTATTCAATCAACCACCTTGCGTATTATTCCGCATTGCTGTTGAAGAGATGGAATCTTGGTTTATTGCAGACCTCCATGCAGTTAAATCTGCGTACCCCAAAGCGAAAATTCAAAAAATTGAGAATATTCCTCCAGATTCTATCGTAGGCGCATGGGAACATTTAGCTGAAACATTAGGAAAGAAGTGTTCAGATTGCGATGGTAGTGATAAACTCGAATGGGCAAGAAAAATTTCACCACACCTTGATTTAAACAATCCAAAATCAACGAGTTTATTTCATTTTATACAAGGAGTTGAACGAATAATCCAATCCCGCTAG
- a CDS encoding AAA family ATPase, producing the protein MPQLEGIRIKNYRALQDVTLGRTFENRENAPLSKFIAVIGPNGSGKSALMDALGFIGDCLRTNVEEACDKPHRGGFERLRTQGQKGPIEFELYFRQDQNSRPISYSLHINLDKSGHTVVVYERLRQRRKGQTIGKPFSFLEIKKGKGSAWAGRGSDKEEENTSVAIKLNDTRYLGITTFGNLSEHPRIVAFRTFLEGWYLSYFVPNLARILPVAGAQKHLSQSGDNLANYLQYIERTDSIKFDKMLDRIARYIPGIQKISHKRTDDGRLLLEFNDKGYQNPFYQQDMSDGTLKMLAYLLLLEDPSPFPLIGIEEPENGLHHQLLEPLAQTMKNYSVDKNGPQIIITTHSPYFIDALTPKEVWILEKNEKGVSTAVRAADIKTVKELFDEGIPLGSLWYSDHFGRGNPHVL; encoded by the coding sequence ATGCCCCAGTTAGAAGGTATCCGAATAAAGAATTACCGTGCGTTACAAGATGTCACATTAGGCAGAACTTTCGAAAACCGCGAAAATGCCCCTCTATCAAAATTTATTGCAGTTATCGGGCCAAATGGTTCTGGAAAATCTGCTTTAATGGATGCACTCGGTTTTATTGGAGATTGCCTTCGAACAAATGTTGAGGAAGCGTGCGATAAACCACACCGTGGGGGCTTTGAAAGATTAAGAACACAGGGACAAAAAGGTCCGATAGAATTTGAGTTATACTTCAGGCAAGATCAAAATTCGCGTCCAATCAGTTATTCATTACATATTAACTTGGATAAATCAGGTCACACAGTAGTTGTGTATGAGCGGTTACGACAACGAAGAAAAGGGCAAACGATCGGAAAGCCGTTTTCATTTTTGGAAATTAAAAAAGGAAAAGGATCTGCTTGGGCTGGGCGCGGTTCTGATAAAGAAGAAGAGAATACATCAGTTGCTATTAAGCTGAATGACACTCGGTATTTAGGAATTACCACATTTGGAAATTTGTCTGAACACCCACGAATTGTTGCATTTAGAACATTTCTCGAAGGATGGTATTTATCCTATTTTGTACCGAATCTAGCACGCATATTACCTGTTGCTGGAGCACAAAAACATCTGAGTCAAAGTGGCGACAATTTAGCGAACTATTTACAATACATTGAACGTACTGATTCAATTAAATTCGACAAAATGTTAGACCGAATTGCACGATATATTCCTGGAATACAAAAAATTTCTCATAAAAGAACCGATGACGGTCGATTATTATTAGAGTTTAATGATAAGGGGTATCAAAATCCATTTTATCAGCAGGATATGTCAGATGGCACCCTAAAAATGCTAGCTTATCTTTTATTACTGGAAGATCCTTCTCCATTTCCATTGATTGGGATTGAAGAACCTGAAAATGGATTACACCATCAATTATTAGAGCCGCTCGCTCAAACGATGAAAAATTATTCAGTTGATAAAAATGGTCCTCAAATTATTATTACAACACATTCACCATATTTTATTGATGCACTGACCCCAAAAGAAGTCTGGATTCTAGAGAAAAATGAAAAAGGTGTGTCCACCGCAGTCAGGGCCGCAGATATAAAAACAGTAAAAGAATTGTTTGATGAAGGAATACCTCTCGGTAGCCTCTGGTATAGCGATCATTTCGGTCGAGGCAATCCACATGTTCTTTGA
- a CDS encoding pentapeptide repeat-containing protein: protein MSDQISPISNEKFAETLIQNVQKFNDLRQTFPTHKIEFIDLDFTHENFEGANFENITFIEVDLRQSNLAKTNLKNSQFKSSNLTRVDLFNSTLENAKLIDSTLSTSNLLNVNLSNGEIIDTYLFGVNFKNANLSNVKLKNAHISDLNLENTNLQRADLSNSELMRVNLKNAALVDANLFGSNLSDSQLDYSNLYRANFENANLQGAKIQFAHLSEANFTNANLNWVDMSESEGHCINFNAASLYEANLRNVNFNASNFNKANLKKAHLRDANLNNSNISNADFTWTNLRSSKIQDAIIYNTNMSRANMSWAELQGTKFNETDFTYSLFVESDINKTVFENCTIYGISAWDLKGSPKKISNLTITKPHEPKITIDSLEFAQFMYFLINNKDIHKILSGIKSKIVLIMGHYSNNNSDIIDVIFTQLKNFNKVPVLLDFDKPLKKEFFPTLRVLAQLSQFIIADISDVKGVGPALSMFLPQLSSVPIIIIKNKNTEKDSILEKVFDSYSNISPIVYFNDKFEINEVFKNKIIYPAESSNQS from the coding sequence ATGAGTGATCAAATATCCCCAATATCAAATGAAAAATTTGCTGAAACTTTAATCCAAAATGTGCAAAAATTTAATGATCTTAGACAGACATTTCCAACACATAAAATCGAATTTATTGATTTGGATTTCACCCATGAAAATTTTGAAGGAGCAAATTTCGAAAATATAACATTTATTGAAGTAGATCTTAGGCAATCTAATTTGGCAAAAACAAATCTAAAAAATTCACAATTTAAATCCTCCAATCTTACTAGGGTCGATCTTTTTAATTCCACTCTGGAAAATGCAAAATTAATCGATTCAACGTTATCAACCTCAAATCTATTAAATGTCAATTTATCCAATGGTGAAATTATTGATACATACTTATTTGGAGTTAATTTCAAAAATGCCAATTTATCGAATGTTAAACTAAAAAATGCACACATTTCAGATTTAAATTTAGAAAATACTAATCTTCAAAGGGCGGACCTTTCTAACTCCGAATTAATGAGGGTTAATCTTAAAAATGCTGCATTAGTCGATGCGAATCTTTTTGGATCGAATCTCAGCGATTCACAACTCGATTATTCAAACTTATATCGAGCAAATTTTGAGAATGCAAATCTACAAGGTGCAAAAATTCAGTTTGCACATCTTTCTGAAGCCAATTTTACTAATGCAAACTTAAATTGGGTAGATATGAGTGAGAGCGAAGGTCACTGTATAAACTTTAATGCTGCCTCGCTTTACGAAGCCAATTTAAGAAATGTAAATTTTAACGCGTCAAATTTCAATAAGGCAAATTTGAAAAAGGCTCATTTAAGAGACGCAAATTTGAACAATTCGAATATAAGTAATGCCGACTTTACTTGGACTAATCTTAGAAGTTCAAAGATACAGGATGCAATAATATATAACACTAACATGAGTCGAGCAAATATGAGTTGGGCAGAATTACAAGGCACAAAATTTAATGAAACTGACTTTACTTATTCCCTTTTTGTCGAATCGGACATTAATAAAACTGTATTTGAAAATTGTACTATATATGGAATTTCCGCTTGGGATTTAAAAGGATCTCCAAAAAAGATTTCAAATTTAACAATAACAAAACCTCACGAGCCTAAAATCACTATAGATAGTCTTGAATTTGCTCAATTCATGTATTTCTTAATAAACAACAAAGACATTCATAAAATTTTAAGCGGCATAAAATCGAAGATTGTGTTGATTATGGGGCATTATTCCAATAACAACTCTGATATTATCGATGTAATTTTTACTCAACTAAAAAATTTTAACAAAGTTCCAGTTCTTTTAGATTTTGATAAACCACTAAAAAAAGAATTTTTTCCAACATTACGTGTCCTGGCTCAATTATCACAATTTATAATCGCTGATATTTCTGATGTAAAAGGTGTGGGTCCAGCATTAAGTATGTTCTTGCCTCAATTGTCATCAGTTCCAATTATTATTATAAAAAATAAAAATACTGAAAAGGATTCGATCTTGGAGAAGGTTTTCGATAGTTATTCAAACATATCTCCAATAGTCTATTTCAACGATAAATTTGAAATCAATGAAGTATTTAAGAATAAAATAATTTATCCGGCTGAATCATCCAATCAGAGTTAG
- a CDS encoding Lrp/AsnC ligand binding domain-containing protein: MVVTAYILITVPAKKSGNIVEELKNYDAVKEACAVYGETDVIAKVEAEKMEEIDKIVMENIQGLSEVKTTRTFIGVEDMHWMRP, from the coding sequence ATGGTTGTAACTGCCTACATACTGATAACGGTCCCTGCAAAAAAATCCGGGAATATTGTTGAAGAACTAAAAAATTATGATGCTGTTAAAGAAGCATGTGCGGTTTATGGAGAGACGGATGTTATCGCAAAAGTTGAAGCAGAGAAAATGGAGGAAATTGATAAAATTGTAATGGAAAATATCCAAGGACTTTCCGAAGTTAAGACAACAAGAACCTTCATTGGTGTCGAAGATATGCATTGGATGCGACCTTAA
- a CDS encoding HD domain-containing protein, with translation MNSIQKRAIGLAKSAAINAHRGQFRKNGTTPYIVHPERVAKRVKFYGGNYIGIISAWLHDVMEDCQNGEKIVRDTLKNSGLSQQDCDEIFSIVSALTKNNKYHDKMNKLTDSLNRIKHAPNQAILVKLCDRMDNLEDGKSQSDSFRSVYRQSTDQLIYSLTENATKNGYRDALEMLKVQRKTF, from the coding sequence ATGAACTCAATCCAAAAACGTGCAATTGGTCTTGCCAAATCTGCCGCTATAAATGCTCATAGGGGTCAGTTTCGTAAGAATGGTACGACACCATATATTGTCCATCCTGAAAGAGTGGCAAAGCGAGTAAAATTTTATGGGGGAAATTATATCGGCATTATATCAGCTTGGCTGCATGATGTGATGGAAGATTGTCAGAATGGTGAAAAAATTGTTCGTGATACACTGAAAAATAGTGGACTCTCTCAACAAGATTGTGATGAAATTTTTTCTATCGTCTCTGCCCTAACTAAAAATAATAAATATCACGATAAAATGAATAAACTGACTGATTCTTTGAATCGGATCAAACATGCCCCGAACCAAGCTATTCTGGTTAAACTCTGCGACCGAATGGATAACCTGGAGGATGGGAAGAGTCAAAGTGATTCATTCCGCTCAGTATACCGACAATCGACTGATCAATTGATTTATTCACTAACAGAAAATGCGACAAAAAATGGATATCGCGATGCACTTGAAATGCTCAAGGTTCAGAGAAAGACATTTTAG
- a CDS encoding DUF2283 domain-containing protein, which translates to MKLTVDKEADALYMRLSDTRICDSEEVKPGVILDYDENNNLVGIEILRVSEKVPSASLKSVLVESA; encoded by the coding sequence ATGAAACTTACCGTTGATAAAGAAGCTGACGCACTCTATATGCGGCTTTCCGATACCCGTATCTGCGACTCGGAAGAAGTAAAGCCAGGAGTCATTCTCGATTATGACGAGAACAACAATCTCGTGGGAATCGAGATCCTCCGGGTTTCGGAAAAAGTTCCTTCCGCTTCGTTAAAGTCCGTGCTCGTTGAATCTGCGTAA
- a CDS encoding DUF4258 domain-containing protein, which translates to MHNPLTYTIHARTMMQERMIQEEWITMTVNNPDFTESKGEEERHYLKRIPDAGEKILRVILNPSVTPHRIITVFFDRRIQP; encoded by the coding sequence ATGCACAATCCCCTGACATATACGATCCATGCCAGGACGATGATGCAGGAACGAATGATTCAGGAGGAATGGATCACGATGACGGTGAATAATCCCGATTTCACTGAATCTAAAGGGGAAGAAGAGAGACACTATCTGAAAAGAATCCCGGATGCCGGGGAAAAGATCCTGAGGGTTATCCTTAACCCGTCAGTTACTCCGCATCGCATTATCACGGTTTTCTTTGACAGGAGAATTCAGCCATGA
- a CDS encoding M12 family metallo-peptidase: MNIHKTVVVLLALLLAGMAMVPMVNAAEDFNMISTGEQYQNIPLTIEGKTTIIASGIDASNINSTKSLEQYAELNIPKTIKSLDIIQFENIQLKNKGTNRIPIMIYGKPNFLILERMNFENIDDGIDSYSGKIEGMDKSLALFTFGGKVVQGYLELDNETITIVPVENRINTEKASHPLHIVYSSKNVINSKKANPVDQGLAPLPPGVTLSTQPIVRNLATTNSVLSYATVNILIATDNAFYTQEANWVSSANQIMSMASYQYDRADIQVIFNIVSYDATKRTLLSNNPSITTDPLNTFHTIFPASYLNSNNADIAVYLGGYDKKGTDAGNQGAAWGYGSYPGEYCRYAWSQMVTDTDDGLPIHVYDGSLHARRYCVIHEIGHIFNADHEDSSGTNKAYAWYTPLPQYTVMWSGYYGSSINTHEYSSPSYHGDTSHNNAGAINAVKNNIASLI, translated from the coding sequence ATGAACATACACAAAACGGTAGTCGTCCTGCTCGCACTGCTGCTGGCCGGGATGGCGATGGTACCGATGGTGAACGCAGCGGAAGATTTTAACATGATATCCACGGGTGAACAATACCAGAATATTCCATTGACTATTGAGGGGAAAACAACGATTATCGCATCGGGAATTGATGCAAGCAATATCAATTCCACGAAATCTCTGGAACAATATGCTGAACTGAATATACCCAAGACCATAAAGAGTCTGGATATCATTCAGTTTGAAAATATCCAGCTGAAAAATAAAGGGACGAACCGGATTCCCATAATGATTTACGGGAAACCGAATTTCCTGATTCTCGAGCGGATGAACTTTGAAAATATTGATGACGGGATTGATTCATACTCCGGAAAAATCGAAGGGATGGATAAGTCTCTTGCCCTGTTTACGTTTGGCGGAAAAGTAGTACAAGGGTATCTGGAACTTGACAATGAGACGATTACGATTGTCCCTGTCGAGAACCGTATTAACACAGAGAAAGCATCCCATCCGCTTCATATTGTGTACAGCTCGAAAAACGTGATCAATAGTAAAAAAGCAAACCCGGTTGACCAGGGTCTGGCACCACTTCCCCCAGGAGTAACACTGAGTACCCAGCCGATTGTGAGGAATTTGGCGACAACGAACTCTGTATTAAGTTATGCCACGGTGAACATCCTCATTGCAACCGATAATGCATTTTATACACAGGAAGCGAACTGGGTCAGTTCTGCCAACCAGATTATGTCCATGGCATCGTATCAGTATGATCGCGCTGATATTCAGGTGATATTCAACATTGTCAGTTATGATGCCACGAAACGAACTCTGCTCTCAAACAATCCATCAATTACAACTGATCCTCTGAATACTTTCCACACGATCTTCCCGGCAAGTTACCTTAATTCAAATAATGCTGATATCGCTGTTTATCTTGGGGGATATGATAAAAAGGGTACCGATGCCGGAAATCAGGGAGCCGCCTGGGGATATGGAAGTTATCCCGGCGAATATTGCAGGTACGCATGGTCACAGATGGTCACGGATACCGATGATGGTCTGCCAATTCATGTCTATGACGGCTCACTACATGCCCGCAGATATTGTGTTATCCACGAAATCGGACATATCTTCAATGCAGACCATGAGGATTCTTCAGGAACGAACAAAGCGTATGCCTGGTACACCCCGCTGCCGCAGTACACGGTAATGTGGAGCGGATATTACGGGTCTTCAATCAATACGCATGAATATTCGTCTCCTTCGTATCATGGAGATACATCACACAACAATGCGGGGGCAATAAATGCAGTTAAAAATAATATTGCCTCACTCATCTAA
- a CDS encoding YIP1 family protein has translation MIDLLIARLKGFLLDPVETFRKSRNDDSRLLVIYFGALFLLNAILSVLSGLFFGVGNMLLPSGMSLGAAARLTGFFILMIYSVIFILLLSAWIHLWVYLFGGRKGIMQTFKAILYGDTPNLLLGWIPFIGIIFTLWSLVLGVLGIRELQEICTRNAVLAVTIAIITLLIPVILLTAYFMTSNMVFIPVPVSLGT, from the coding sequence ATGATCGACCTCCTGATTGCACGACTGAAGGGTTTTCTTCTTGATCCTGTTGAAACCTTCCGGAAGAGCCGCAACGATGACTCGCGTCTCCTCGTCATCTATTTTGGCGCACTTTTCCTGCTCAATGCAATCCTATCGGTACTCAGCGGATTATTTTTCGGGGTCGGGAATATGCTATTACCTTCTGGAATGTCCCTGGGAGCTGCGGCCAGGCTCACGGGTTTTTTCATTCTTATGATTTACAGTGTAATTTTTATCCTCCTCCTTTCCGCATGGATTCACCTCTGGGTGTATCTTTTTGGCGGGCGCAAGGGAATCATGCAGACCTTCAAAGCGATTCTCTATGGGGATACCCCAAATCTTCTCCTCGGATGGATACCGTTCATCGGGATCATCTTCACACTCTGGTCACTGGTACTGGGTGTACTGGGAATCCGCGAGCTCCAGGAAATCTGTACCCGTAATGCAGTCCTTGCCGTTACGATAGCCATCATCACCCTGCTCATTCCCGTCATTCTGCTGACAGCCTACTTCATGACATCGAATATGGTCTTTATTCCCGTTCCGGTTTCCCTGGGCACATAG
- a CDS encoding nucleotidyltransferase family protein: MPGLIASSKKKSPVIKKLAASAPALRTQFGVSRIGIFGSFARGEETRTSDVDVVVDFAQGHATLKNFVGLAEQLEALFQRKVDLITSEGIDKYIRPRVEAEVIWVEG, from the coding sequence TTGCCCGGACTCATCGCTTCATCCAAAAAGAAAAGCCCGGTCATAAAGAAACTGGCTGCTTCAGCACCGGCTCTTCGTACACAGTTCGGGGTGAGCAGGATCGGGATCTTCGGTTCATTTGCACGAGGGGAAGAGACCCGTACAAGCGATGTTGATGTTGTCGTGGATTTTGCCCAGGGACATGCCACGCTGAAAAATTTTGTCGGTCTCGCGGAACAACTCGAAGCCCTCTTCCAGCGCAAAGTCGATCTCATTACAAGCGAAGGGATCGACAAGTACATCCGCCCCCGGGTCGAGGCCGAGGTGATCTGGGTTGAAGGATGA